In Rattus norvegicus strain BN/NHsdMcwi chromosome 1, GRCr8, whole genome shotgun sequence, a genomic segment contains:
- the Rps18l4 gene encoding small ribosomal subunit protein uS13-like — protein MSLVISEKFQHILPVLNTNIDGQRKIAFAITAVKGVGRRYAHVVLRKADIDLTKRATQLTEVEAERVITIMQNPRQYKTPDWFLSRQKDVKGGKYSQVLANGLDNKLCEDLELLKEIRAHGGLCLFWGFRVRG, from the coding sequence ATGTCTCTAGTGATCTCTGAGAAGTTCCAGCACATTTTGCCAGTACTCAACACCAACATCGATGGGCAGCGGAAAATAGCTTTCGCCATCACTGCCGTTAAGGGTGTGGGGCGGAGATATGCTCATGTGGTGTTGAGGAAAGCAGACATTGACCTCACCAAGAGGGCTACCCAGCTCACGGAGGTTGAGGCGGAGCGTGTGATCACCATCATGCAGAACCCACGACAGTACAAGACCCCAGACTGGTTCTTGAGCAGACAGAAGGATGTGAAGGGTGGGAAGTACAGCCAGGTTCTGGCCAATGGTCTAGACAACAAGCTGTGTGAGGACCTGGAGCTGCTGAAGGAAATTCGAGCCCATGGTGGGCTGTGCCTCTTCTGGGGCTTTCGTGTCCGCGGTTAG